The stretch of DNA TTCCAGTGTCCTGTGTTGATCCAGGACATCTTCACCTCAAGGTCGTGTTCATAATGAGACAACGGAGGGAGGGACTACTGACATTTTGCTATGATGTGCTCCAATGAAATGACCATGGTGGTGTTCATTAGGTACAACATTGAAGAAAACAAAGTGAAACGGGGAGGTAGGactatctgaatttgtccaataagaaaccttTTCATTGCATAATGTTTTCCTACGTAATGGCCTAATAATCACAACCCTGCCTTTTAGGACATCAGCGCACAGGAGAAACCAACCATTATGTAAACTAATGAGGAGGTTAGATATGATTCTGTTTGCTAGTAAACTCAATCACAATCAATGTCATCGTTCCATAAGACAACTGTAACCCGAAGGCTGTTCCTGGCCTAGCAATATTACATGGGTATCAGAAACAAACACATTTGCATCACCTATTTGCTTGCCACTGTACAAAGGCAGTACAACATGACTGGTAGCCTGAGCTATGTGTAAAGGAGGTGTCGTTTTCAGTGCAACATTCTGTCAGTACTACAGCTTCCCACCTGCATTTAAACATGTGAATGAGTATGTGACATGGAAGTGTCTCTTCTTGGCGTCCGAACTGAGGGAAAGATGGCAGAAGCGGAAGCACTGAGTCGGATGACGCATTAAGTAACGTTAATGGAAATGAGTAGAAAACTGTCACATTGAGGAATGAAGCAAAACGGGATAAAGTTGTTCATGAAGACGGGCCTTGGTCTAATAATGCCTTGTTCCTTGTTGGAGTTAGTTTCATGGATAAAGATGTGTTTTTGGAGATCCATTTGCAGTCAAGGAGATGGTGGAAGGACCACTGGAAAGGTGGTGTCAATCAAAGTGACAGGAGCGGTATGGTGTTGATTTATTGTGTCAGAAGAACAAAAGGAAAGTGCATTGTGTCTCTGGGAATTATCAGAGCATAATTCAAAGTTTTGATTTTCTGAACAGGGCACAGGTAAATGTGTCATCTCTGGCATTGTGGTGGAAATTGAGGCTGAAAATATACAATGTACCAGTAGTATGGATGCATGATGATTGACCTGTATGGTGAATGAAAGGAAAGAGCAAAGCCTATCGGTGCTATTGATTTGATGGAAAATCTCTTCCCACAGATGTAAAGCTGGGTATATATTAGATACGCAGTAAGAGCTTCTGTGAACAAACCATTGCAGTGTTGTTAATGTAAAAAGTTTGGCCATGTGGCAACTGTGTGCAGATGGAATATGTTGTGAAGAGTCGGTGGATACACGGggctgcaattgtggtgggaaccaCGTTCCAGGAATgcctgtaagggtgaaggaggTCGAAGTAGCAAGAATCTGGGCTGTTCCAGGTCTCTTATGCAGAGGCAGCGCAAATAGCGGAAGGAGCGAATGCAAATGAGGAAGAAATGGCAATGGATGCCCGCAGCCTGCAGAAGGTGTTGTTTATCATTTGAGGGATCCTGAAGTACTGATCGTGAAGAAGGTGGTTTTGTTGCGTTTATTGCACAGGTGATCAATTGTACAAGACAAACTAACAAGAAATCAAAGAAACTTTACATAATTGTGAATGCAGCGAAAATGTTTTTGGATCTGCTGAAAAATTCCTGGGAATGTTGTCTGATGATGCAGTTCCCTTTCAGGCCCAGATTTGAATGATAGTGTCCCGTTCTCCAAGCTTTTGGCCTGGGATAGGATCAGATAGGGCAAAGTAGTGAAATAGTGGTTTTAATGGGTTAGTTGGTAGGGAATTGTTTTCTCtctcaaagtgtaattaattcaTATTACAGAATAGTAGGCTGATATACAGCCAAAACAGTAGGTGGCGACATGCACATATACCATTTGTTTGCAGACCGCCATAATACCAAAGAAAAARAAGTATGTGACATGGGGAAAGTTGGCCATCTTGTTTAGCAGCCTGGCTCAGGTAGTGAAGTTCAGTGTCATCCTTCTCTTTTGAATGAAAACACTACTGCGTTCAATAGCCTTAGGCCGGTATTAAATCCAAACCATGTTATAGAGCAACGCATTGCACTTGACCTTTAAAGGTCATTTATGCTTGTTTTCCGTGAATGCGATCTCCGCAAACGTCTGTAAAATTGCCTTTAAAAGGCACATTGTCAGTGCGTTACTCTATAACGCACCTTGGATTGTATCCCAGCCTAATTCAGTTGTCAATTTGACTGAATTGGGTGTCAATTAGcttcatttgttgttgttgttgtgaaaatGACAGTGTCATGCCTACACATATTTACAACAGTGGAAAGTATGGGAGCTTTCTTATGGATTAGGAAAAATGACTGTCCTTTTTATTCCTGGTTGATACCCCTCATTCCACACAAGACCATGGTTATTGAGCCATGTGCACATGGTTCTGCACACTATATAATGTMTGTTTAMTCACACAAAACTGTTTCACTTAAGTACTACACACTGTGACCAGAAATGGACCCATATCCTCCCGCTGTGATATGAGCCAAACCCTCTTATAATGCATCATTACTGTAAATAGTCAGGTKAAACATTCAAARGCACAACATCTTTAAACAGAAAGGACTTGGGTTCAAATAGTCTTGGTTTCCTTTCAWATAGTTTAGCAGCACTTGATTTAGTTTTTCTGGCTTAATGGAACCAATGAAATAGTTCCAGAAGTGCAAACCCTGTGGCctctgcccatctggcactccagccAAGCTCAATCAAACCCTCAAcgtatttgaaagaaaaaaaaatactatttgaacccaggtataaAACACAGTGGGCCATAACCTAGCTGTCGGACTGCATTGAGTGCACATCCCAGCAATRCAGAGTGTCTCCATCCACAAGTCCATAAAAGGACAGTAATGTTAGAGAGCATGGCTCATTTAAAGATCCCCTGGTTTCTTGCTTTGGGGGAAAATGATAGRGAGTCAAGCACAAACCCCATGGTACTGCCTTTCCAACCATGATGCACCATTTCAGTGTGCaataaaaaacatgtcaataatgATACATCTTCATGGCTGAATGTCGCTCTGTTTGGGATATTTGTCGCTGTGAGGGATACATTATTAAGGGGTGTCATTGTAATGTATGTGTCTGGGGTGTGGCGcatctggtgtgtgtatgtgaagaaatgtatttgttgggATTGGAGGTGTCAAGAAAAATTTGAATCTGGTTAATGGGAAACTAGGCATCCTGATATCCAGATTGGGTATCTTAAAGCGAATgagaatctctttctctctctcgctcactctttctctttctctctctcttcctctttctctctctcattctctctattgCAAAAGGTATGTCcaaaaatatatcaaatcaaatacaaattgaaTGTTTTATGTAAGACTAATCTATTTCATATATGATATTCATATAGGATAAAAGTAAGATCCATTCTGTTTCCTGTGAAGACATAGCATGCAAATGGGGTGATGAAATCTCTGACTCCCTCACCGTCAATCACACAAACTGCCCAAGCAGAAGGGTTGGTGCAATACCTCGCTGAAATGCASACGYATGTCTCCAGGKATTCTGGAGAACCTTCTACAACGCAGGGAGCTCCAGGCTTCTTTATGAACATAGGATTTGAATGCACCTTttgtaataataaaaatatatgattTGAATGCACTTTTTGCAAtaggtctctctcttcttttctccagcAATTCTCACTTTGAAAGTATGTGCAAATTCACTGCCCACATGTTGGCCTCACCTCAACTTATCTTTGGTGAAACAGTTGGCCTTGACTTATCCTCAGATGGCCGACAGACAACTACTACCCTCGTTTCTGTAATTTGATCCTGTTTGTCTTCAGTTAGCCTCACTACARAGTGTCTATAGACGTGGCTCCAATCTGCCTGAACTCAGCCTgggtctctttttctctcaaccCCTCTTATWACATCAGTGTTRTAGTGWTGGTCTGGTGACGGTCTGGTGATGGGACACAACAGGACCTGTGTGCTCACTAACGTCTGTCACACCCGRCACGCCGCRGCCTGGGCTCCTGTCAAAGCAATGGAGACAGGAGGGAKCAGACTGAGACTCTGTGTTAATCATGTTAAAGCAAGGAGAGGCTATCATACTGARGGTGGGGGCAGGGTTCCATCCTCTCWRGGTCTGTCAGACTAACACTAATGTAGTGATCAAGGGGGAACCGCCATAGTGGAGTTTCAACATGCAAGCCTGTAGTTACAGGGCAAGTACACTGCCTCCTGTGCCATWAAGGTCCAGACTTKTTGGCAGAAGCAYTATTGTGTCTACAGGAAGGTTATACTATTGCCTGCTTAGAAACAGAATGGACAGTCATTTCACTTTttacaaatacagtacatttaatgTATTTGTATCTTTGATTTTCATACAATCTGTATTGTATGAAATGTGTATCATCATACAGAAACCAGAATTACAGTTAATGAACTGTTAGTTATTTTAAYTAGCTAAGATATTGAGCAGGAGGAACAACTCAAAGAGCAGTATTTTTACGTTTCTCCACCACTTTAGCAAGCAAGGTGTTTCTGTTCAGAACAGGTCTTGGGACAACGCGTCTGTCGACACTCTGGGCAGCTGTAGACAGGCTTCAGYTCATCCTGATCCCAGCAGCCCTGAATACAGCCCGTACAGTAGCTGTGTCCACAGGCAGTAGTCAGTGGATCCAGATACACTGCTGATCGGTGCGACAGTAAACCTCCAGCAGTTTGTCATGATGAGAGCAGATCTACTCCTGAAGACTGGCTGCCTTTAAGTTGTGTCATAGTACACAGcacatgttattattattatatttgtgTTTTGAAGCAGGGTTTGTGTACATTtttgtacagtgtttgtttacaattacattgttaaaAAACAATGGGTAACAAGTTTATattctgggttctgatggggtaagacagttaaactaagctcatgggCATCTTATTATGGCATtttatgccagcagcataccaccctgcataccactgctggcttgcttctgaagctaagcagggttggtcctggtcagtccctggatgggagaccaggtgctgctggaagtgtgttggagggccagtaggaggcactctttcctctggtctaaacaaagttccaatgccccagggcagtgattggggacactgctctgtgtagggtgccgtctttcggatgggacgataaatgggtgtcctgactctctgaggtcattaaagatcatggcacttatcgtaagagtaggggtgttaaccccggtgtcctggctaaattcccaatctggccctctaccatcatggtcacctaataatccccagtttacaattggctcattcatccccctcctctcccctgtaactattccccaggttgttgctgcaaatgagaatgtgttctcagtcaacttacctggtaaaataacggtaaagaaataaaaaataagtaatatcagtaatattcttcaagaatcaatactttgcaaaagtattcataccccttggatttcttcacattttattgtactACGAAGTGGTatttaaattgatttaattgtaatttttggtcaacaatctacacaaaatactctgtaatgtgaaagctgaagacatttttattttaaagattGTTAGAAATTAAATAACTAACATATAGTTGTTGCAtgagtattcagctccctgagtcaatacatgtcagaaacacctttggcagcaattataMatttgagtcttcttgggtatgtctcATAATGCTTCatgctctgtcaagatgttggggatcatggctacacagcaattttcaagtcatgccatagattttcaagRagatttaagtaaaaactgtaacttggcaactcgggaacattcactgtcttcttggttagcaactccagtgtagatttggctttgtgttgtaggttattgtcctgctgaaaggtgaattcctctcccagtgtctggtgtaaagcagactgaagaaggttttcctctagaattttgcttGTGCATAATTCCATCCCGTTTCttcttatcctgaaaaactccaaagtatttgctgatgtcaagcatacccataccatgatgaagccatcaccatgcttgaaaataagYAGGCGGTTACTCAGTggtgtgttggatttgcaccataaatagggctttgcatttaggccgtgtttttttgcagtattactttagtgccttgttggatAAAAGatgcgtgttttggaatattctgtatatttgtattcttcttttcactctgtcatgtaggtcatgattgtggagtcactacaatgttgttgatccatcctcagtttactCTGTAAATATTTTACAATCACCAACGGCCTCATgataacatccctgagcagtttcattcctgtcctatggctcagttcagaaggatgactgtatctttgatgtgtcttggtggtttaataaataatccacagcataattattaacttgaccatgcttaaagagatattcaatgtctgatttgttattgttacccatctaccaatcactgccctttatTATGAGTcttttgaaaagctccctggtctttgtagttgaatctgtgcttgaaattcaatacttgacatACAAATGTTGTATgtgtgggggacagaggaagggtaaGAAATTCTACCctttattatttcacacagagtgagaccATGTaagttatctttaaaaaaaaatgaatttatcttccactttgacattacagggtATTttaagatgtgtgtgtattgtggtgctCTGATGCRAGGCTTTGTTGACTGCAGTATGTGGACAAGACTTCACTGTCTTAAAATCACAACCTTGTTTAAGGATGGTGGCAGGTAACTCTTCAGGTTACTGCTCCAGTTGCTTCAGGAGTCCTTCAGCCTGACTCACTTCAGCCTTCTCCTGGGCTCTGATCAGCTCCTTCACTTCAGAGTGCCTTCTCTCAATGGAGAGAATCAGCTCAGTAAAGATCTTCTCACTGTCGTTCACTGCTGCCTGTGCTGAGTGCTGTTAagatacacagagaaagagacggTGGATACATTTCAACCAGCCCACTCACTCAGCTTTCACCAGGACCCCAATATGGAAATATTATACACATGTATTAgacatgtatatatttatatatattcttcaaatataaaaaataagttCCCTTGTGGGAAAAATAAAGTTATTCtaaaaatagaaataataaaATGATTAGATTCTATTCGACAAATGTACTTCAAAGCATCCAATAACCTGTAGCTTACAGTGATGTTGTAAGGAATCCACCAAAAATGTAAAAGTCATTATTGGTTTATTATAATATAATTACCCTTTTTAACCACGTAATTTTTAAGTGAATATCAGATTGATACTATAGCAGACTTAAAAATATAGTTACCAatgcaacaaaacatatttcctgATACTAGTGTTCCTGTTACTAGGGTATTCCATCTGTTTTAAGGTCCATTCTCTTTCACCTCTCTAGGGTATCTGAATAGTTATACCGCCATCCCATTTCCCCAGTGAACTATACAGAAAGAACTGTGTCTCTGACTTCCCCCTACCCTGCATTGAGTCTATTGACTTTGTACCAGTATAACTCTTCCCATGCTGTGCTGTAGTAGCACAGAGCAGGTCAGTAGTGTGTGTATTCCATCTATTGGAGATCAGGACGTACAGAATCCTCTGTTGAGTCATGAAAGACACTGACCAGGAGGATTGGGAAAACTCAAAGCCAGCCAGTCTTCAGGAGTAGATCTGCTCTCATCATGACAAACTGCTGGAGGTTAAATGTCGTACCGATTAGCAGTGTATCTGTTGTCTGTGTACGATGGATAAACATAAAGGCCATGATGAAACAGTCTCAGCCAGAGCAGAAAAGACAGAGTAACAGGGGCAGGATAACTCAAATGCACATTGCACTCTGCACACACATAGAAGCAGGAAGTTACATAATAGCCATGTGGCAGCCACTCCTATTCCTCAGCACAAACAAGGAAAACGAAAGTTATCTCTCCTATTCGGCAGCACAGTTTGTTAGTGTGCCGTATCAAAATGGCAGAGGCATTTTTTGAAGATCGGGATTCCTTTAGCTGTTCAATCTGCCTGGATCTACTGAAGGATCCAGTAACTACTGCCTGTGGACACAACTACTGTATGGGCTGTATTGAGGGCTGCTGGGATCAGGATGATCTGAAGGCTGTCTACAGCTGCCCAGAGTGCCGACAGACCTTTGTCCCAAGGCCTGTTCTGAGCAGAAACACTTTGCTTGCTAAAATGGTGGATAAACTGAAAACTATTGGTCTTCAAGCTACTTCTCCTGCACACTATTATGCTGAACCTGGAGACGTGGAGTGTGATTCCTGCACTGGAAGAAAACACAAAGCTGTCAAATCCTGTTTGGCGTGTCTGGCCTCTTACTGCGAGCCTCACCTCCAGCCTCACTATCAATCTCCTGCCTTTAAGAAGCACAAGCTGGTCAAAGCCTCCTCACAACTACAGGAGAATATCTGCTTTCATCATGACAAACTGCTGGAGGTTTACTGTCGCACCGATCAACAGTGTATCTGTTATCTGTGTACGATGGATCAACATAAAGGCCATGATACAGTCTCAGCTACAGCAGAAAGGACTGAGAAACAGAAGCAGGTGAAGGGAAATCAACAGAAATCCCTGCAGAGaatcgagaagagagagaaggagatgcagGAGCTGAGACAGGCTGTGGACTATCTGAAGGTGAGTGTTGGAATAAtctacattatatatacagtgaaggcacaaaacattaggaacacctgctctttccatgacatagactgaccaagtgaatccaggtgaaatctatgatcccttattgatgtcacctgttaaattccattcaatcagtgtagataaaggggaggaaacaggttaaagaaggatttttaagccttgagacaattgcgaTATGGATTGTGGGAAGGAGAGTACAGGAGAAGATGGCGGAAACTGAGGTTTTGTTAGAAACTGCTAGTGAGTCAGGTAAAGATAATAGCACAGAGAGTGAGAACAAGTGTGTTACAGTGGTGAAGAAGAAGGGAAACAAGAGAAGTAAAGCTGTGGTGGAAACTAGGAAACCCCTAGACTCGTTTTTAGTTGGAGTGAGGGTGTTGGACCAATGTTACCTGGGAAATCCTTTTAACGTCTCGAGGAAAATCttgaatgtgttggaggaaagtgTGGAGACGGTGAGAGTCACAAGAAGGGGTCTTATTTAGATTTTGTGTATCTGCGGAGCATAAGAAGCGTGTTTTAAGACTCAAAAATATATTGGAGTGGAATGTTTCCTGCATGGATTTTCGCAGCAGGGTGCCTATCAAGAGGGCTATTTCTGGGGTGGAGCAAGAAGTAAACGCACAGGATATAACTAAAGACATAGATGGAGTGGTTGGTGCACGTCGACTGaattaatttaatccattctGTTCTTTGTCGAAGAGTCTCTCCCTTCTTATATAAAGTTAGGATTCATGAGATACCCTGTAAGAGCTTCTGTGCACAAGCCCCGTCAGTGTCATCAATGTAAAATATTTGGTCAAGTGTGTGCAGAAGGGAAGAGTGTCGTATGCCAGATGAAGTGATCTGCTGCAATTGTGGGGGCGAACATGTGCCCGAATTGCTGGAGTgtcctgttagggtgaaggagaccGAGGTGGCAAGAGTAAGGAGTGTTCAGCGTGCCTCCTATCTAGAGGCGGTGAGAAGAGTGGAAGGAACGAGTGGCAGGGAAGAAACAAGGGTAGTAGTCACCACGACCAATGAAGATTTCTCATCAACTGAGGGATAGTGAAATGCTACTGTACATGGTAAAAAGGTAgactttgtattatttattgcaatggtcataaactgtacagcacaaATGGAGAATAGGTCTGAGAACATGGAATCATTGTGAATGGGTCTTTATGATTTCACAGCCAAGGCCTTGCAAGAAATCCTGTCGGTGAAGGGATGTATTTTAGCCTATGTAGGGATGTATTTTGGAATGGACTATATgtagtttatttttttaagagACAGATACAATGAAAACATCACATTAACACATCGAATCATCAACAGTCAGATGCATTTCACCATCATGCTTTAGCCTGTGCTAATTTGCAGCAACACTCCCTAAATTTGCTTAAGAAAAGTGGGGGGAAAGTTTTAGGTTTCCAAGTGATTACATCCTTGGTGTTCTTTAGACCAGTTTTTCCATTTCTGTGTGACTTCATTAATACTAGGCACAAATGTATACAATAGGGTAAATCGATTTGAATTAATCACTTTTTGaaagcaccccttttgatttgaacgaaaccttcaataaatattttcccattgtagaagtggtcagaaagtgactttttggacctgaatgccaaaacattcaagagataaagctGCTGAAAGTTGACATATTTTGCATAACCCACCATACCAttagacatccatgtcttcatcactggaaaagaaaaATGGTTGagattgatatcatttaaaagcttacaaataaggttgtcaaactatttaataattttatataatttattttaatcatttttaaatacttttttaacCTTAAATGTCAAATTATCTAAAAACACGTTAACATAAATATTTTTTCAAATCCACAAATGTTGTaccttagaccctattttacatcatctgaggtttttgAATTGTGTCTGCCATTGGTTGAGACTCAACATGTTCTTGATTACAGGGTGAGTGTCATGTTTTgactgataaatgtactaaaatgggaatacaattaaaatgtcaacttttaaatggtaccacaaagatggttgttggtccacacatcagagaatgttgacttgaataggaaaacctgttgttttaaattatactgtcaatcctccataggaaacctattgaaatcatagaaatatagataatagacatgaccatttaagttgacattcgacTGTGGGTGGACCGGCGGCCACCCACACATTtaaatggtgtaccagctaagtTGCAGGGATAGAtccattctatgaattatattATATTCAAGATCATGTTATGTTTCAACCAGTGGCAGGCACAACACAGAAATCTTAGATGATGTAAAGTAGGGACTAAGCTATAACAATCTGAGTTTACGCATTTTTAAATAATCAATGTTAAAGGTAAAGAAAGTcttaattattattaaaaaaaaatatatataaaatagttTGAGACCCTGTTTTTAAGCTTTGAAATGACATAAAACTCAACCGTTTATCATTGaattgatgaagacatggatgtctcgtggtatggtggggtatgcaaaatgggtcaactttcaGCACCTTTATCTCAGAATTCAccttctgaccacttcttccatgggcaaacatgcaTGGAAAGTTTTGTTAAAATCAAAAGGGacgctgtcaaaaagtgattgaattcaaatggatttacccaataactttatttatttgattttcttGAAGAAATGTATTTCTCCAGCAAGGGAacttctttttatattttttttaatatttcaagtatatataaatatatacatgtcTGATACATACCTATAATATTTCCATATTGGGGTCCTGGTGAAAGCTGAGTGAGTGGGCTGGTTGAAATGTATCCAccgtctctttctctgtgtatctTAACAYCACTCAMCACAGGSAGCAGTGAACGACAGTGAGAAGATCTTTACTGAGCTGATTCTCTCCATTGAGAGAAGGCACTCTGAAGTGAAGGAGCTGATCAGAGCCCAGGAGAAGGCTGAAGTGAGTCAGGCTGAAGGACTCCTGAAGCAACTGGAGCAGGAAGTGGCTGAGCTCAAGAAGAGACATGCTGAGATGGAGCAGTTCTCCCACACTGAGGACAACATCCAGTTCCTTCAGAGGTTCAAAGACCATAGTACCCCCCTTGTGTCTGAAGAGTTACCTGCCACCATCCTTAACCAAGGTTGTGATTTTAAGACGGTGAAGGAATCTGTCTCAGaactcaagaggcaggtggagagCTACTGGGAGAAGGAAGCAATGAAGTTATCAACAGCAGTGAAAGCTGTCCACATACTGCAGTCAGCAAAGCCTAGCATCGGAGacccacaatacacacaaatcttaaaATACCCTGTAATGTCAAAGCAGAATTTAAGAGAAAAAATGCTAGGTTTACACGTACACCAAACTCGCAAATACGAATGTTTTAATtgtagcaacatttcagttaaCTCAGACATTTGTGAAATTTGTAGCCAAAGGCAGGGGCAGGGGGAGGAATGGGTGGGATGGAAGAGACATTTTTGTCccacccagttttatcattggaatgtgagaCAGACGGAAATGCGTTGAAGCTAATTAGGTGAGTGTGTATTAARGTAATCTCGGAAACTCAAAACCATAATCTTGCTTAACTGCGTCACAAATGTTTGTCCGCTAGAGATTAgtttaaatatatacatatttgatAGAATTTCCTCAAGGAGAGAAATTAGCCCTTAGCTCTTCTTCACAAATGttctaaagttatttttaagttTATATATCAATTATTGTAATATAACCAAATGTATATGGAATTACACAAAATAAATAAGATCATACTCAAGAAAAGCTTTATGGTGTAATGGACATAAGACATTAACCCTGGCCAGTAGCGACCTATCATTCAGGGCAGAGACCCACCGGTTTTGAGACCCACATTtgtagcaaaaa from Salvelinus sp. IW2-2015 unplaced genomic scaffold, ASM291031v2 Un_scaffold4215, whole genome shotgun sequence encodes:
- the LOC112077036 gene encoding E3 ubiquitin/ISG15 ligase TRIM25-like, which codes for MAEAFFEDRDSFSCSICLDLLKDPVTTACGHNYCMGCIEGCWDQDDLKAVYSCPECRQTFVPRPVLSRNTLLAKMVDKLKTIGLQATSPAHYYAEPGDVECDSCTGRKHKAVKSCLACLASYCEPHLQPHYQSPAFKKHKLVKASSQLQENICFHHDKLLEVYCRTDQQCICYLCTMDQHKGHDTVSATAERTEKQKQVKGNQQKSLQRIEKREKEMQELRQAVDYHSXQXAVNDSEKIFTELILSIERRHSEVKELIRAQEKAEVSQAEGLLKQLEQEVAELKKRHAEMEQFSHTEDNIQFLQRFKDHSTPLVSEELPATILNQGCDFKTVKESVSELKRQVESYWEKEAMKLSTAVKAVHILQSAKPSIGDPQYTQILKYPVMSKQNLREKMLGLHVHQTRKYECFNCSNISVNSDICEICSQRQGQGEEWVGWKRHFCPTQFYHWNVRQTEMR